From Mercenaria mercenaria strain notata chromosome 17, MADL_Memer_1, whole genome shotgun sequence, the proteins below share one genomic window:
- the LOC128550335 gene encoding uncharacterized protein LOC128550335 — protein sequence MTYFDAIFFFLPNRASDIDDVTYYTHYCSTHVLLSLTKIMWKVRDAKVPQRKYRCYSPTSMVTALEKVRQTGAPIKTTAREFGIPEASLRHKLSGRVDPEATHSGPPPMFTQEEECHFVDHLKFMSECGYGYSRAEVVDMASEYAICLGKRDSEHPLSLKWFRGFMSRWPELKVLKPRGLEIQRAKATTVDCVTKYYVELGSILDKYSLKNRPERIYNVDEKGLSTSHTPPAVVTGLNFKPQAVTSASRTLVTVIGCGNALGYSVPPFFIFPGARMRPDLLEGGSAGTDGTVTESGWSNSTVFRRYIEHHLIKYLPERSVEDPVLVLYDGHKSHINLNLIDWAKTQNLILFILPAHTSHVLQPLDVGCFGPFERVYSAVCHKFMREHCGQSITRYNVCSLGCSAYSKALSAGNLQASFRKTGIYPYNPNAVDPSNFKPSEALQQETTPKSSDSQHTTSKDPSQFFGSKAAGITSKKPPTKKRRYLSYVVSGKAITEEPVIEQIKEHENAKAKKSTSPSRKSKSEPQPGPSGTARPVTTSADSDVSLDEDTDTDLCCVCNLFTPQEVRQSTSLIFVKWVQCTKCGHWVHLRFCTPVRVVRRGDDFLCKHCTTEE from the exons ATGACCTATTTCGACGCCATCTTTTTTTTCCTTCCCAATCGCGCAAGCGACATCGATGACGTCACTTACTATACACACTATTGTAGTACACACGTTTTACTATCGCTTACGAAAATTATGTGGAAAGTGAGGGATGCAAAG gtaCCACAGAGGAAGTACAGATGTTATTCCCCAACCTCTATGGTAACAGCATTAGAGAAGGTCAGGCAGACAGGTGCCCCTATCAAAACCACAGCTAGGGAGTTTGGCATACCTGAGGCCTCTCTCAGACACAAGCTCAGTGGCAGAGTTGACCCTGAAGCTACACATTCTGGACCACCACCAATGTTTACCCAAGAGGAAGAGTGCCATTTTGTGGACCATCTGAAATTCATGTCAGAGTGTGGATATGGCTATAGCAGAGCAGAAGTTGTGGACATGGCAAGTGAGTATGCTATATGCCTAGGCAAACGGGACAGTGAGCACCCGCTTTCATTAAAGTGGTTCCGTGGATTTATGTCACGTTGGCCAGAACTCAAAGTATTGAAACCACGTGGACTGGAAATTCAGAGGGCTAAGGCAACCACCGTGGACTGTGTAACCAAGTATTATGTAGAACTTGGATCCATCTTGGACAAGTACAGCCTGAAAAACAGACCTGAACGGATCTACAATGTCGATGAAAAGGGGTTGTCTACTTCCCATACCCCGCCTGCAGTGGTTACAGGTCTTAACTTTAAACCGCAAGCTGTCACCTCTGCTTCCAGGACACTTGTGACTGTGATAGGCTGCGGTAATGCCCTGGGCTATAGTGTGccaccttttttcatttttcctggTGCAAGGATGAGGCCGGATCTGTTGGAGGGTGGAAGTGCAg gTACTGATGGGACTGTCACAGAATCTGGATGGAGTAACAGCACAGTATTCAGAAGGTACATTGAAcaccatttgataaaatacttacCTGAACGTTCTGTTGAAGATCCTGTACTTGTACTCTATGATGGACATAAGTCTCACATTAATTTGAACCTGATTGACTGGGCCAAGACACAAAATTTGATACTGTTCATCCTTCCTGCACATACCAGTCATGTTTTGCAGCCACTTGATGTGGGTTGTTTTGGACCGTTTGAAAGAGTGTACAGTGCTGTGTGTCACAAGTTCATGCGCGAGCACTGTGGGCAGAGCATTACACGTTACAATGTCTGCTCACTTGGATGCTCAGCTTATTCAAAGGCTCTGTCAGCTGGTAACTTACAGGCTTCATTTCGGAAGACAGGCATCTACCCTTACAACCCCAATGCTGTTGATCCATCCAACTTCAAGCCGTCTGAAGCCTTACAGCAGGAAACAACTCCAAAGAGCTCAGACAGCCAGCATACTACCTCAAAAGATCCTTCACAGTTTTTTGGTTCTAAGGCTGCTGGGATCACTTCAAAGAAACCTCCCACTAAGAAACGGCGGTATCTTAGTTATGTTGTCAGTGGTAAGGCCATCACAGAAGAACCGGTGATAGAGCAGATTAAAGAGCATGAGAATGCCAAAGCCAAGAAGTCCACGTCTCCGAGTCGGAAAAGTAAATCTGAACCTCAACCTGGACCATCTGGGACTGCAAGGCCAGTAACAACTTCTGCTGACAGTGACGTCTCACTTGATGAGGACACTGACACTGATCTGTGCTGTGTATGTAATTTGTTTACCCCGCAGGAGGTCCGCCAGAGTACATCACTCATATTTGTCAAGTGGGTACAGTGCACAAAATGTGGACATTGGGTTCATTTAAGGTTTTGTACCCCAGTGAGAGTTGTTAGAAGGGGGGATGATTTTCTATGTAAGCACTGTACTACAGAAGAGTAG